The following proteins are co-located in the Palaemon carinicauda isolate YSFRI2023 chromosome 3, ASM3689809v2, whole genome shotgun sequence genome:
- the LOC137633880 gene encoding uncharacterized protein, whose translation MDDVKNKIKRLSKSKAPGPDDIHPREIIELKEEITPLLQNVRKTANERKAPQGWRLHNVLTFFKKEPKEESGNYIPVSGDSQENFNTDRLSTNFTGYKALGNVLPVLKFELHAG comes from the exons atggatgatgtcaaaaataagattaaaagactCAGTaaatctaaggcaccaggtccagatgatattcatccaagagagattatagaactaaaagaagagataaccccactaTTACAAAATGTTCGAAAGACAGCcaatgaaagaaaggcaccacaaggatggagaCTACACAATGTTCTTACATTCTTCAAGAAGGAACCAAAAGAAGAATCTGGCAACTACATACCT GTATCTGGTGATTCACAAGAAAACTTCAACACAGACAGACTTAGTACCAATTTCACTGGCTATAAAGCCCTTGGGAATGTTTTGCCAGTTCTGAAGTTTGAACTGCATGCTGGATGA
- the LOC137637853 gene encoding uncharacterized protein, protein MSLSPMKFGGSKWFMWKVTMLMVIFTAILCEELTLYSKVNSKYPADFIDCTIETHNTPKHVLCGNLCSHHVDCHLYCLTQDGKCMLSKAKVSLHWKGVDDPLAPSWNCFSSWGKSNDAMANASISASPTFIPGQAEKEMAVNGYICTSEDGYMYKSKSTNQPWWAADLGVVRRVTSVRVFTRPGSIYTSRFVNIEVRVGISNPGNGDFTDNALLGFYSGEAPKRSAVTFKATRPIAGSVVSIQSIEGSDYLFFADVQVLYTY, encoded by the exons ATGTCACTCTCTCCGATGAAATTCGGTGGATCCAAGTGGTTCATGTGGAAGGTGACAATGTTAATGGTGATATTCACTGCCATCCTCTGCGAGGAGTTAACACTCTATTCAAAG gttAACTCGAAATATCCCGCAGATTTTATTGACTGTACAATAGAAACCCACAATACACCGAAACATGTCCTCTGCGGTAACCTTTGCTCTCACCACGTTGACTGCCATCTTTATTGCCTCACTCAAG ATGGCAAGTGTATGCTGTCaaaagctaaagtgtctcttcactGGAAAGGAGTTGATGATCCTCTGGCTCCATCCTGGAATTGTTTTTCTTCTTGGGGAAAGTCTAATGATGCAATGGCAAACGCTTCAATAagtgcttctcctacattcattccAGGACAGGCAGAGAAAGAAATGGCTGTGAACGGTTATATTTGTACCTCTGAAGATGGTTACATGTATAAATCTAAGTCCACAAATCAACCTTGGTGGGCAGCTGATCTTGGAGTAGTACGCCGTGTTACATCTGTCAGAGTTTTCACGAGACCAGGGTCTATTTATACCTCCAGATTTGTGAACATCGAAGTTCGGGTAGGGATATCCAATCCTGGAAATGGAGACTTTACCGACAATGCCTTGCTGGGGTTCTACAGTGGAGAGGCCCCAAAGAGAAGTGCTGTTACTTTCAAAGCCACAAGACCCATAGCTGGTTCAGTTGTCTCTATCCAGTCAATAGAAGGAAGCGATTATCTCTTCTTTGCTGACGTTCAAGTTCTCTATACTTACTAG